The following are from one region of the Arthrobacter sp. TMP15 genome:
- the scpB gene encoding SMC-Scp complex subunit ScpB, producing the protein MTEENDQQFPGLTMPELLESPDGVKAALEAVLMVVDEPVSEEALAAVVGLPTATVRDLLHELAREYDGYTRKGGTLPVRGFELRQLAGGWRVYSRAAYAEIVSKFVVDGQTARLTQAALETLAVIAYRQPVSRARVSAIRGVNVDSVVRTLAQRGLIEEVGTDPVSGAFLYRTTAYFLERLGMGSVDELPQIAPHLPGLENLQDFDDSHF; encoded by the coding sequence ATGACGGAGGAAAATGACCAGCAGTTCCCTGGCTTGACTATGCCGGAACTGCTGGAATCTCCAGACGGTGTCAAAGCTGCCCTTGAGGCTGTTTTGATGGTTGTTGATGAGCCTGTCTCCGAAGAAGCGTTAGCAGCCGTAGTGGGTTTACCCACAGCAACGGTACGTGATCTATTACACGAACTGGCAAGGGAATACGACGGTTATACTAGAAAGGGTGGCACCTTACCGGTCCGCGGCTTTGAACTCCGGCAACTAGCCGGGGGATGGCGTGTTTATTCACGGGCTGCTTACGCCGAGATCGTGTCGAAGTTTGTTGTGGACGGCCAGACGGCCCGGCTCACGCAAGCGGCCTTGGAAACCTTGGCGGTGATTGCCTACCGTCAGCCGGTCTCACGAGCTCGTGTTTCCGCTATTCGCGGAGTCAACGTGGATTCGGTGGTGAGGACGCTTGCGCAGCGCGGACTGATTGAGGAAGTGGGCACCGATCCGGTGTCTGGCGCATTCCTGTACCGCACCACAGCGTACTTTTTAGAACGGCTGGGGATGGGCAGCGTTGATGAGTTGCCGCAAATTGCACCTCACCTGCCCGGTCTGGAAAACCTCCAAGATTTTGATGATTCACATTTTTAG
- a CDS encoding ABC transporter ATP-binding protein, which translates to MTKATSPSHRNPPQPKDSTDPKSPTDPKGPNGKGRKDIVRAEKLQAGYSGKAVCGVVSFSVHSAQALALVGPNGAGKSTVVKTVVGQLPAVSGTTMINGAAVDDRTLDFRREVAVVFDDDAFFPALTVEEHLAIVAAGHGVEDVEEVIATELEFFGLAAQAKSRPYNLSSGQRRRMLLASAFVRPRSLLVLDEPEQRLDTSMRHRLATRLRAEVDAGLALLVVTHDPAFLSTVATKALFIADTIHTMTPAQAAVAIASENPHTD; encoded by the coding sequence ATGACCAAAGCTACCAGCCCTTCCCACCGTAATCCCCCACAGCCCAAAGATTCTACGGATCCCAAGAGTCCTACAGACCCCAAGGGTCCCAACGGCAAGGGTCGCAAAGATATTGTCCGCGCCGAGAAGTTGCAGGCCGGTTACAGCGGTAAGGCTGTCTGTGGGGTTGTCAGCTTCAGTGTGCATTCGGCCCAAGCTCTTGCCTTGGTTGGTCCCAACGGGGCCGGTAAATCAACTGTTGTGAAAACAGTGGTTGGTCAGCTTCCGGCTGTCTCTGGAACAACCATGATCAACGGTGCCGCAGTGGATGACAGGACCCTGGACTTCCGCCGCGAAGTTGCCGTGGTTTTTGACGACGATGCTTTCTTCCCCGCGTTGACAGTTGAGGAGCACCTGGCGATCGTTGCGGCCGGGCATGGGGTCGAAGACGTCGAAGAGGTCATTGCCACCGAGCTTGAATTCTTTGGATTAGCCGCCCAAGCGAAGTCAAGACCCTACAATTTATCCTCCGGACAGCGCCGGAGAATGCTCCTCGCGTCCGCGTTTGTGCGCCCACGCTCCTTGCTGGTCCTTGATGAACCCGAACAACGTCTGGACACGTCAATGCGGCACAGGCTGGCCACCCGCCTGCGAGCAGAAGTAGACGCCGGACTGGCTCTGCTCGTTGTCACCCACGACCCCGCCTTTCTATCCACCGTGGCCACTAAGGCTTTGTTCATTGCAGATACGATTCACACGATGACCCCAGCCCAAGCCGCGGTGGCCATTGCCTCCGAGAACCCCCACACGGACTAA
- a CDS encoding AAA family ATPase — MSNEQGATALAGEDVMGPTGRPLTEFPEPPVLSSHGPARVIAMVNQKGGVGKTTSTINLGAALAEAGRKVLLVDFDPQGALSAGLGTNPHELDITVYNVLMDRKVDIRDAILHTEIENIDILPANIDLSAAEVQLVNEVAREQVLASALRKVEDDYDVVLIDCQPSLGLLTVNALTAAHGVIIPLICEFFALRAVALLVETIDKVQDRLNPGLQVDGVLATMYDSRTLHGREVLARLVEAFGDKVFETVIKRTIKFADASVAAEPITTFAANHQGAESYRRLAKELIARGGSP, encoded by the coding sequence GTGAGCAACGAGCAGGGTGCAACGGCACTTGCCGGCGAAGATGTAATGGGCCCTACGGGTCGGCCCCTAACGGAATTCCCAGAGCCGCCAGTACTGTCTTCCCATGGCCCGGCACGCGTTATTGCCATGGTCAATCAAAAGGGCGGGGTCGGCAAAACTACTTCGACCATTAATTTAGGTGCTGCCTTGGCCGAAGCCGGGCGCAAAGTACTATTGGTGGACTTCGATCCCCAGGGCGCGTTGTCCGCCGGTTTGGGAACAAACCCTCACGAACTCGACATCACCGTATATAACGTGCTGATGGACCGAAAAGTTGATATTCGTGACGCTATTCTCCATACGGAGATCGAGAACATTGACATTCTTCCCGCCAATATTGACCTCTCAGCGGCTGAAGTTCAACTTGTCAATGAGGTTGCGCGCGAGCAGGTCCTAGCCAGCGCGTTGCGCAAGGTTGAAGATGACTATGACGTTGTCCTCATTGATTGCCAGCCCTCCTTGGGGTTGCTCACCGTCAATGCGCTGACGGCTGCCCACGGCGTGATCATCCCGCTCATCTGCGAATTTTTTGCCCTGCGTGCTGTGGCTCTTCTGGTGGAGACCATTGACAAAGTCCAGGACCGTCTCAACCCCGGTCTACAGGTGGACGGCGTGTTGGCTACTATGTATGACTCCCGCACATTGCATGGGCGGGAAGTGCTGGCACGTCTTGTAGAGGCGTTTGGCGATAAAGTCTTTGAAACCGTGATTAAACGGACCATTAAGTTCGCGGATGCATCCGTTGCCGCCGAACCAATAACTACTTTTGCAGCGAACCACCAAGGTGCCGAGTCCTATAGGCGGCTTGCCAAAGAACTGATAGCACGAGGCGGCTCGCCCTAA
- a CDS encoding ScpA family protein, whose translation MNEQRASTQLAKEQSAAVQTGSKGFEVRLENFTGPFDLLLGLISKHEMDITDVAIATVTDEFISYLKSLAELGQEWALDEASEFLVLAATLLDLKAARLLPAGEVENDEDLALLEARDLLFARLLQYKAFKEVAILMGAELQREAQRFPRQVGLEPQFAALLPELVWRHTPEQFAELAAKALEARAAPRTDVELSHLHVQAVSVREQAAIITAKLTAGRPKGMIASVPVWTGTPLSFATLSADAESSMVVVARFLALLELFRDQMVAFDQPRPLGELLVQWCAGTAIVDSTASDFDQESRDVDDGGK comes from the coding sequence ATGAATGAACAGCGTGCCAGCACACAGCTGGCCAAGGAGCAGTCGGCTGCAGTGCAGACTGGCAGCAAGGGTTTTGAAGTTCGATTAGAGAACTTCACCGGGCCTTTTGACCTGCTCTTGGGGCTCATTTCCAAGCACGAAATGGATATCACAGATGTTGCTATTGCCACTGTCACCGATGAGTTCATCAGTTACTTGAAGTCGCTGGCGGAATTGGGGCAGGAATGGGCTCTGGATGAGGCCAGCGAGTTCCTGGTCTTAGCCGCAACACTTTTGGACCTCAAGGCTGCCCGGCTGTTGCCTGCCGGCGAGGTGGAGAATGACGAAGACTTGGCCCTTTTGGAGGCCCGCGACCTGTTGTTCGCCCGTCTTTTGCAGTACAAGGCCTTCAAGGAAGTTGCCATCCTCATGGGTGCGGAGCTCCAACGAGAAGCACAACGCTTTCCCCGCCAAGTGGGCCTTGAACCGCAATTTGCCGCCCTCCTGCCCGAATTGGTGTGGCGCCACACTCCTGAGCAATTCGCCGAACTTGCCGCCAAAGCGTTGGAAGCCAGAGCTGCACCACGCACGGACGTGGAACTTTCACATCTGCATGTCCAGGCCGTCAGTGTTAGGGAACAAGCCGCCATCATCACGGCCAAGCTCACAGCAGGACGGCCCAAGGGCATGATTGCCAGCGTCCCGGTCTGGACCGGAACGCCGCTGTCCTTTGCCACCCTCAGTGCTGACGCAGAATCATCCATGGTTGTTGTTGCCCGATTCCTGGCCCTGCTAGAACTGTTCAGGGACCAAATGGTGGCCTTCGATCAGCCCCGCCCTCTAGGCGAACTATTGGTGCAATGGTGTGCGGGAACAGCCATCGTGGACAGTACGGCAAGCGACTTCGATCAGGAGAGCAGGGATGTGGATGACGGAGGAAAATGA
- a CDS encoding pseudouridine synthase translates to MTPTPRSGSSSGQNQPRGGKPRSGAPKSGGFKAGGSKFGAPRSGGSKFGAPKTGSNRSESNDGYIKPGAARAAGYKTGGPKDSSAKSRGPKPAARKPTQSGARPFKNEQYGRTVSPSKNRPTEQNRRPTRTTDDIDMHNAEGIRLQKVMAMAGVASRRLCEDMILEGRVQVDGVTVTQLGLRVDPETTDIAVDGMTIQTNEQMVYMVFNKPKGVVSTMDDPEGRPCITDFLKKRQTRERLFHVGRLDTSTEGLLILTNDGELSNRLSHPKYEIPKTYLVQVRGPMAHGIGAQLKDGVELEDGWQRVDSFRLVDSTPGHVLAEVVLHSGKNRIVRRMFDAVGYPVERLVRVKFGPIALGDQRQGSVRVLGRHEVGYLLADVGM, encoded by the coding sequence ATGACACCGACACCTCGCTCCGGAAGTTCTTCCGGGCAGAACCAGCCGCGTGGCGGCAAACCCCGTTCTGGCGCACCCAAGTCCGGTGGTTTTAAAGCCGGCGGTAGCAAGTTTGGTGCACCCAGATCTGGTGGCAGCAAATTTGGCGCACCCAAGACCGGGAGCAACCGGTCGGAGTCCAACGATGGCTACATCAAGCCGGGCGCGGCTAGGGCAGCCGGTTACAAAACCGGTGGGCCCAAGGACAGCTCCGCCAAGTCTCGTGGACCGAAGCCGGCCGCACGCAAGCCCACCCAGAGCGGTGCCCGTCCGTTTAAGAATGAGCAGTACGGCCGCACCGTCAGCCCGTCCAAGAACCGGCCCACTGAGCAGAACCGCCGCCCAACACGCACCACTGACGACATTGACATGCACAATGCCGAAGGCATTCGCCTGCAAAAGGTGATGGCCATGGCTGGCGTAGCATCCCGCCGTTTGTGCGAGGACATGATCCTTGAAGGACGCGTTCAGGTTGACGGCGTCACCGTTACACAGCTTGGTTTGCGCGTGGATCCGGAAACAACTGACATAGCAGTTGATGGCATGACCATTCAGACCAACGAACAAATGGTCTACATGGTGTTCAACAAGCCCAAGGGTGTTGTTTCCACCATGGATGATCCTGAAGGGCGTCCGTGCATTACGGACTTCTTGAAGAAGCGCCAGACTCGGGAGCGTCTTTTCCACGTGGGTCGTTTGGACACTAGCACTGAGGGCTTGCTGATCTTAACGAACGACGGCGAGCTTTCCAACCGCTTGAGCCACCCCAAATACGAAATTCCTAAAACCTATTTGGTGCAGGTTCGCGGTCCGATGGCACATGGAATTGGTGCCCAGCTCAAGGATGGCGTTGAGCTTGAGGACGGCTGGCAGCGGGTTGACTCCTTCCGCTTGGTGGACTCGACTCCGGGGCACGTGCTGGCAGAAGTTGTTTTGCACTCAGGAAAGAACCGTATTGTGCGCCGCATGTTTGATGCTGTGGGCTACCCGGTTGAGCGTCTTGTCCGCGTAAAGTTTGGACCCATCGCTCTGGGCGATCAGCGCCAGGGCAGTGTTCGCGTCCTGGGCCGTCACGAGGTTGGTTACCTGCTGGCAGACGTAGGGATGTAA
- a CDS encoding lysophospholipid acyltransferase family protein codes for MITVPPPRWKTRWSRPLGRVIDHAVYRTTVLGRANIPCEGAVVFAANHLSYLDGPVLVGASSRYMHVLVRHNMFKGLLGWILHASGQIPVNRGGDRTALQCAKAVLDRGDCVGILPEGTRGSGDASAMSGGVAWLALNSSAFVVPVAILGTRYTGEHLDKIPAPRRRLYVVFGEPLSITGEPGVSGRVSMDRATEQIRLRLATHIAAAQAVTGQDLPADDHLSSKHKGQ; via the coding sequence ATGATTACTGTTCCACCTCCGCGGTGGAAAACGCGCTGGAGCCGGCCTCTGGGGCGTGTGATTGACCACGCCGTGTACAGGACAACAGTCTTGGGGCGGGCTAACATTCCTTGCGAGGGCGCTGTCGTGTTTGCTGCAAATCACCTCAGCTACCTTGATGGCCCTGTGCTGGTTGGCGCTAGCAGCAGGTACATGCATGTTTTGGTTCGCCATAACATGTTTAAAGGACTTCTCGGTTGGATTTTGCACGCCTCCGGACAGATCCCAGTCAACCGGGGTGGAGACCGTACAGCCCTACAATGCGCTAAAGCGGTCCTGGACCGCGGAGACTGCGTTGGAATCCTGCCAGAAGGTACCAGGGGCAGCGGAGATGCCTCTGCCATGAGCGGTGGGGTAGCGTGGCTGGCACTTAACTCAAGTGCCTTCGTCGTCCCGGTAGCTATTCTGGGAACCCGGTATACGGGGGAACATCTCGATAAAATTCCAGCACCGCGGCGTAGGCTCTATGTGGTGTTTGGGGAACCATTGTCAATCACGGGTGAGCCGGGAGTTTCCGGCCGTGTTTCAATGGACAGAGCAACCGAACAAATCCGCCTGCGGCTGGCGACACACATAGCCGCCGCACAAGCCGTAACGGGGCAGGATTTGCCTGCGGACGATCACCTATCTTCAAAGCATAAAGGACAGTAA
- a CDS encoding prephenate dehydrogenase, which yields MNPSHLRGPVLILGSGLLGASIGLGLRARGIEVVLYDPSPSAQAVAVDIGAGCAFDAAAELNPELVVVAAPPDVTASVVAAALTTYPRAVVVDIASVKGSVLAQLQCLETLESKSLERYVGTHPMAGRERSGPVAARAELFNSMPWVLCPAESSSAHAVKVAHSLALELDAVVFAFTPDEHDGAVALVSHLPQIMSSLVASRLQETPSHALSLSGNGLRDVTRIAASDPSLWVQILGANAPKLLEIMEGVRTDLDRLIKTLSAPTAPGARLDLAQLMAEGNAGQSRIPGKHGGPALQYSWLTVLVDDKPGQIAKLLTEIGEIGVNVEDLRLDHSAGHQVGMVELSVLPSRRVLLVDELTVRGWKVMQ from the coding sequence ATGAATCCGTCGCACTTGAGAGGTCCAGTGCTGATTCTTGGCAGCGGGCTGCTGGGAGCCAGCATTGGTCTGGGGCTGCGGGCCCGTGGTATCGAGGTTGTTCTTTACGATCCCTCCCCCTCGGCCCAGGCAGTGGCTGTGGACATTGGTGCCGGCTGCGCCTTTGACGCCGCAGCTGAACTGAACCCTGAGCTAGTAGTGGTCGCTGCACCGCCGGATGTTACGGCTTCGGTGGTGGCTGCCGCGCTCACCACCTACCCCCGCGCCGTCGTGGTGGATATAGCAAGTGTCAAGGGTTCGGTCCTGGCGCAACTTCAGTGTCTTGAAACACTGGAGAGCAAGTCTTTGGAGCGTTATGTGGGCACCCACCCTATGGCAGGACGGGAACGCTCAGGCCCCGTTGCTGCGCGCGCGGAACTGTTCAATTCGATGCCTTGGGTGCTATGCCCCGCAGAGTCGAGCAGCGCGCATGCCGTGAAGGTGGCGCATTCATTGGCGCTGGAACTTGACGCTGTCGTGTTCGCGTTTACTCCGGATGAGCACGATGGGGCTGTGGCACTTGTTTCGCATTTGCCTCAGATCATGTCCTCCCTGGTAGCAAGCAGACTCCAGGAAACGCCGTCGCACGCTTTGTCACTTTCTGGCAACGGCTTGCGCGACGTGACCCGGATTGCTGCCAGCGATCCCTCCTTGTGGGTGCAGATTCTAGGCGCCAACGCTCCGAAGCTGCTTGAAATCATGGAAGGGGTCCGGACGGACCTGGACCGTTTGATCAAAACGCTCAGTGCGCCCACGGCTCCCGGGGCACGGTTGGACCTGGCACAGCTCATGGCTGAAGGGAACGCCGGGCAAAGCCGGATTCCCGGTAAACACGGTGGTCCTGCTTTGCAGTACTCGTGGTTGACAGTGCTTGTTGACGACAAGCCCGGGCAGATCGCAAAGTTGCTGACCGAGATCGGTGAGATTGGCGTCAACGTCGAGGACCTGCGCCTTGACCACTCGGCAGGGCATCAGGTTGGCATGGTTGAACTTTCAGTGCTGCCCTCACGGCGGGTACTGCTGGTTGATGAATTGACTGTACGCGGTTGGAAGGTAATGCAATGA
- the der gene encoding ribosome biogenesis GTPase Der, whose translation MSDSKSTTPAGDGEVGHQDYVPTGTDQIAERLAAISDEDADARAAGLLAGLANYELDDEDAALLSGGFDEGDDFDALRQDPILAIVGRPNVGKSTLVNRILGRREAVVEDTPGVTRDRVQYTADWLGRNFTVVDTGGWERDARGLDLRVAEQAELAVEMADAVLLVVDAIVGITASDEAIVRMLRKSKKPVILVGNKIDDLVQEADAATLWGLGLGEPHPVSAVHGRGVADMLDRVMEVLPEFSAVDGIERTGGPRRIALLGRPNVGKSSLLNKLAGTERVVVDNVAGTTRDPVDELIELGDRTWRFVDTAGIRRRVHMAQGADFYASLRTQTALEKAEVAVVLMAVDEVLSEQDVRILQLVIESGRALVLAFNKWDLMDDERRKYLEREIDQDLAHVEWAPRVNISAKTGWHKDKLVPALDIALENWDRRIPTGRLNAFLGELVSEHPHPVRGGKQPRILFGTQASSRPPKFVLFTTGFLDPGYRRFITRRLRETFGFEGTPIEVAMRVREKRSRKK comes from the coding sequence ATGAGCGACTCCAAGTCAACCACACCCGCCGGTGACGGCGAGGTTGGTCACCAGGACTACGTACCCACGGGTACTGACCAGATAGCTGAGAGGCTGGCGGCGATCTCTGACGAGGACGCCGATGCCCGCGCGGCAGGGCTCCTTGCAGGCCTTGCCAACTACGAGCTCGACGACGAAGATGCGGCACTGCTTTCGGGTGGGTTCGACGAAGGCGACGACTTTGATGCGCTACGTCAGGATCCGATACTTGCCATTGTTGGCCGTCCCAACGTGGGCAAGTCAACACTTGTCAACCGTATCCTGGGCCGCCGTGAAGCGGTTGTCGAGGACACCCCCGGAGTAACCCGCGACCGGGTCCAGTACACAGCCGACTGGCTTGGACGCAATTTCACCGTGGTTGATACCGGTGGCTGGGAGCGCGATGCGCGTGGACTGGATTTGCGTGTTGCTGAGCAGGCCGAACTGGCTGTGGAGATGGCTGATGCAGTACTCCTGGTAGTGGATGCGATAGTAGGAATTACTGCCTCCGATGAGGCTATTGTGCGCATGCTGCGCAAGTCCAAGAAGCCTGTCATCCTTGTAGGTAATAAAATTGATGACCTCGTCCAGGAAGCCGATGCCGCAACTCTGTGGGGGTTGGGGCTGGGGGAACCGCACCCCGTTTCCGCCGTCCATGGCCGTGGTGTGGCGGACATGCTTGATCGGGTCATGGAGGTTCTGCCGGAGTTTTCCGCAGTTGACGGCATCGAACGCACGGGAGGGCCCCGCCGCATCGCTTTGCTGGGACGGCCCAACGTGGGAAAGTCTTCACTGCTGAACAAGCTCGCAGGCACGGAGCGCGTGGTAGTTGATAACGTTGCAGGCACCACCCGCGATCCGGTAGATGAGCTGATTGAGCTTGGCGATCGCACCTGGCGCTTCGTGGACACAGCAGGAATACGTCGCCGCGTGCACATGGCCCAGGGTGCCGACTTCTACGCGTCGCTACGTACCCAGACTGCCTTGGAAAAGGCGGAAGTTGCTGTAGTGCTGATGGCGGTGGATGAGGTACTCAGTGAGCAGGATGTGCGCATCCTGCAGTTGGTTATTGAGTCAGGGCGTGCACTGGTGTTGGCGTTCAATAAGTGGGACTTGATGGACGATGAACGCCGCAAGTACCTAGAACGTGAAATCGATCAGGATCTTGCCCACGTCGAATGGGCACCGCGGGTGAACATTTCAGCTAAAACTGGTTGGCACAAGGACAAATTGGTTCCCGCCCTGGACATAGCACTGGAGAACTGGGATCGGCGCATCCCCACAGGTCGCCTCAATGCTTTCCTGGGGGAATTGGTTTCGGAACACCCGCACCCCGTGCGGGGCGGCAAGCAGCCACGTATTTTGTTCGGCACTCAGGCATCGAGCCGACCGCCGAAGTTCGTCCTGTTCACCACAGGCTTCCTTGACCCCGGATACCGCCGCTTCATTACTCGCCGCCTGCGTGAAACCTTCGGCTTCGAAGGAACACCCATCGAAGTGGCCATGCGAGTACGTGAAAAACGGAGCCGGAAGAAGTAA
- the cmk gene encoding (d)CMP kinase: MNKFEEAAQGAEPVDAQLRQGKSFVVAVDGPSGSGKSSVSKAVAKRLGLAFLDTGAMYRGLTWHCLNAGFDLNNAAMVEAAARTIKLEQSMEPESEFVRVNGVNVTTAIREPEISASVSTVATNLGARAELVRRQQAIIAEYNHRIVVEGRDITTVVAPGAEARLILTASEEARLRRRGLQLGGTQTAEQLAEQVLARDAKDSSVVDFQRAADGVYTVDSSELDFVQTVEAVIAVIRQAINADPPA; this comes from the coding sequence ATGAACAAGTTTGAAGAGGCTGCACAGGGTGCAGAGCCGGTGGATGCTCAGTTGCGCCAAGGCAAATCCTTCGTGGTTGCCGTGGACGGACCCTCCGGATCAGGGAAGTCAAGTGTGAGCAAGGCCGTTGCCAAGCGGCTTGGTCTGGCATTTTTGGACACCGGGGCCATGTACCGCGGTTTGACCTGGCACTGCCTCAACGCCGGTTTTGACCTGAATAACGCGGCCATGGTTGAGGCCGCGGCGCGGACCATCAAGCTTGAACAGAGCATGGAACCAGAGTCTGAATTTGTCAGGGTCAACGGCGTGAATGTCACAACGGCCATCCGTGAGCCGGAAATTTCCGCCTCCGTCAGCACAGTGGCAACTAATCTAGGTGCACGCGCCGAGCTGGTGCGTCGCCAGCAGGCCATCATTGCCGAGTACAACCACCGCATTGTGGTTGAAGGACGGGACATCACCACTGTTGTTGCCCCCGGAGCCGAGGCACGCCTGATCCTGACAGCCAGCGAGGAAGCCCGTCTGCGTCGACGAGGCCTGCAACTGGGTGGGACGCAGACTGCCGAACAGCTTGCCGAGCAGGTGCTTGCCCGCGATGCCAAGGACTCGAGCGTCGTAGACTTCCAGCGTGCTGCCGACGGAGTTTATACAGTTGACTCTTCGGAACTGGATTTTGTGCAAACTGTGGAGGCCGTCATTGCCGTGATCCGCCAAGCAATCAATGCAGATCCGCCTGCATGA